A single Azospirillum sp. TSA2s DNA region contains:
- a CDS encoding ABC transporter permease, with product MSANHSPQTASQRIAWIATIVASTLVFIFLMAPILAIVPLSFSSSTYLTYPLPGLSLRWYEEFLNSARWMNSLKNSFIIGVSSAMLSMALGTLASLGLAQWKSKWKPLILAVVLSPMVVPVVITAVGVYFFFAPLGLTGNYLGLILVHTALATPFVVITVSATLQSFDMTLARAAASLGAPPLLTFRKVILPLILPGLASGALFAFATSFDEVVTVLFLAGPEQRTLPREMFSGIRENISPTITAVAVVLTVISVFMLSTLEILRRRNERLKGNVG from the coding sequence TTGAGCGCGAACCATTCCCCCCAAACCGCCAGCCAGCGCATCGCCTGGATCGCCACGATCGTCGCCTCCACGCTGGTGTTCATCTTCCTGATGGCGCCGATCCTGGCGATCGTGCCGCTGTCCTTCAGCTCCAGCACCTACCTGACCTATCCGCTGCCCGGCCTGTCGCTGCGCTGGTACGAGGAATTCCTCAATTCGGCGCGCTGGATGAATTCGCTGAAGAACAGCTTCATCATCGGCGTGTCGTCGGCCATGCTGTCGATGGCGCTGGGCACGCTGGCCTCGCTGGGGCTGGCCCAGTGGAAGAGCAAGTGGAAGCCGCTGATCCTGGCCGTCGTGCTGTCGCCGATGGTGGTTCCGGTGGTCATCACCGCGGTCGGCGTCTATTTCTTCTTCGCGCCGCTGGGGCTGACCGGCAACTATCTCGGCCTGATCCTGGTCCACACCGCGCTGGCGACGCCCTTCGTCGTCATCACCGTGTCGGCGACGCTGCAGAGCTTCGACATGACGCTGGCGCGCGCCGCCGCCTCGCTGGGGGCGCCGCCGCTGCTGACCTTCCGCAAGGTGATCCTGCCGCTGATCCTGCCGGGCCTGGCGTCGGGCGCGCTGTTCGCCTTCGCCACCAGCTTCGACGAGGTGGTGACGGTGCTGTTCCTTGCGGGACCTGAGCAGCGCACCTTGCCGCGTGAGATGTTCAGCGGCATCCGCGAGAACATCAGCCCGACTATCACCGCGGTGGCGGTGGTGCTGACGGTGATCTCGGTCTTCATGCTGTCGACGCTGGAAATCCTGCGCCGGCGCAACGAGCGGCTGAAGGGGAATGTGGGGTAA
- a CDS encoding cupin domain-containing protein: protein MEFDVGARLKQIREQHGLSQRALAQRAGVTNGTISLIEQNRSSPSVSSLRKVLQGIPMTLAEFFSSDDLPPPEQIFFKGDELIELADELKGTVGRISFRQVGDLRSRNLQILHERYAPGADTGRTMLQHEGEEGGIVIKGQIELTVGDRKQLLGPGDAYFFDSRVTHRFRNIGEEECELISACTPPYL from the coding sequence ATGGAATTCGACGTCGGCGCAAGGTTGAAGCAGATCCGCGAACAGCATGGACTGTCGCAGCGGGCGCTCGCCCAGCGGGCCGGAGTGACCAACGGCACGATCTCCCTGATCGAGCAGAACCGCAGCAGCCCATCGGTATCGTCGCTGCGCAAGGTGCTTCAGGGCATCCCGATGACTCTTGCCGAATTCTTCTCCTCCGACGATCTGCCGCCGCCCGAGCAGATTTTCTTCAAGGGCGACGAGCTGATCGAACTGGCCGATGAGTTGAAGGGCACCGTCGGCCGGATTTCCTTCCGGCAGGTCGGCGACCTGCGCAGCCGCAACCTGCAGATCCTCCACGAACGCTACGCTCCCGGCGCCGACACCGGCCGCACCATGCTGCAGCACGAGGGCGAGGAGGGCGGCATCGTCATCAAGGGTCAGATCGAGCTGACCGTGGGCGACCGCAAGCAGCTGCTCGGTCCCGGCGATGCCTATTTCTTCGACAGCCGCGTGACGCACAGGTTCCGCAACATCGGCGAGGAAGAGTGCGAACTGATCAGCGCCTGCACGCCGCCGTATTTGTGA
- a CDS encoding NAD-dependent succinate-semialdehyde dehydrogenase: MLSLNDQGLLRTKGYVNGAWRAADSGKSFPVTNPATGAVIAEVSDMGAAETREAIDAANAALPAWKAKTAKERAAILRRWYDLILAAQEDLAQLMTAEQGKPLTESRGEVVYGASFIEWFAEEGKRAYGDVIPSFAANKRIVVLKEAIGVVAAITPWNFPNAMITRKVAPALAAGCTVVVKPAEDTPLSALALAELAERAGFPAGVFNIVMGRDPVAIGHELTHSPIVRKVSFTGSTEVGKLLMRQAASTVKKVSLELGGNAPFIVFDDADLDEAVKGAMASKYRNAGQTCVCANRLLVQAGVYDAFAAKLAEAVKALKVGNGAEPGVTQGPLINADAVAKVEELMGDALEKGAKVALGGKRHALGGTFFEPTILTGITTEMRVAREEIFGPVAPLFKFETEEDAIRMANDTEFGLAAYFYSRDIGRVWRVAEKLEYGIVGINEGIISTEVAPFGGVKESGIGREGSKYGLDDFMEVKYLCVGLGA, from the coding sequence ATGCTGTCGCTGAACGACCAGGGCCTTCTCCGAACCAAGGGCTACGTGAACGGTGCGTGGCGCGCGGCCGATTCCGGGAAGAGCTTCCCGGTCACCAACCCCGCCACCGGCGCCGTCATCGCCGAAGTGTCCGACATGGGCGCTGCCGAGACGCGCGAGGCGATCGACGCCGCAAACGCCGCCCTGCCGGCGTGGAAGGCCAAGACCGCCAAGGAGCGCGCGGCCATCCTGCGCCGCTGGTACGACCTGATCCTCGCAGCCCAGGAGGATCTGGCCCAGCTGATGACCGCAGAGCAGGGCAAGCCGCTGACGGAATCGCGCGGCGAGGTCGTCTATGGCGCCTCCTTCATCGAGTGGTTCGCGGAGGAGGGCAAGCGCGCCTATGGCGACGTCATCCCCAGCTTCGCCGCCAACAAGCGGATCGTCGTCCTGAAGGAGGCCATCGGCGTCGTCGCGGCGATCACGCCGTGGAACTTCCCGAACGCCATGATCACCCGCAAGGTGGCTCCGGCGCTGGCCGCCGGCTGCACCGTGGTGGTCAAGCCGGCCGAGGACACCCCGCTGTCGGCACTGGCGCTGGCCGAACTGGCCGAGCGCGCCGGTTTCCCGGCCGGTGTCTTCAACATCGTCATGGGCCGCGACCCGGTCGCCATCGGCCATGAGCTGACCCACAGCCCGATCGTCCGCAAGGTCAGCTTCACCGGCTCGACCGAGGTCGGCAAGCTGCTGATGCGGCAGGCGGCCAGCACGGTCAAGAAGGTGTCGCTGGAGCTGGGCGGCAACGCCCCCTTCATCGTCTTCGACGACGCCGACCTGGACGAGGCGGTCAAGGGCGCCATGGCATCGAAGTACCGCAACGCCGGCCAGACCTGCGTCTGCGCCAACCGCCTGCTGGTCCAGGCCGGCGTCTATGACGCCTTCGCCGCCAAGCTGGCCGAGGCCGTGAAGGCACTGAAGGTCGGCAACGGTGCCGAGCCGGGCGTCACCCAGGGTCCGCTGATCAACGCCGACGCCGTCGCCAAGGTGGAAGAGCTGATGGGCGATGCGCTGGAGAAGGGCGCCAAGGTCGCTCTCGGCGGCAAGCGCCACGCGCTGGGCGGCACCTTCTTCGAGCCGACCATCCTGACCGGCATCACCACCGAGATGCGCGTCGCCCGCGAGGAGATCTTCGGCCCGGTCGCCCCGCTGTTCAAGTTCGAGACGGAAGAGGACGCCATCCGCATGGCGAACGACACCGAGTTCGGACTCGCCGCCTATTTCTACAGCCGCGACATCGGCCGCGTCTGGCGTGTGGCGGAAAAGCTGGAATACGGCATCGTCGGCATCAACGAAGGCATCATCTCGACCGAGGTGGCCCCCTTCGGCGGCGTCAAGGAGTCCGGCATCGGCCGCGAAGGCTCCAAGTACGGCCTCGATGATTTCATGGAAGTCAAATATCTCTGCGTCGGCCTCGGCGCCTGA
- the gabT gene encoding 4-aminobutyrate--2-oxoglutarate transaminase produces the protein MSTNQSFVARREAAVSRGISAGMPFYIDRAENAEMWDIEGKRFIDFAGGIAVLNTGHRHPKVMEAVKAQLERFTHTCAMVTPYDSFVELAEKLNALVPGPTPKKTAFFTTGAEAVENAVKVARAATGRPGVVAFSGGFHGRTLLTMGLTGKVVPYKVGFGPFPAEIFHVPFPNAYRGISEAESLKALDNLFKSDVDPARVAAIIIEPVQGEGGFNIASPSFLQAIRAVCDKHGIVMIVDEIQTGFARTGKMFAVEHAGIEPDLITMAKSLAGGFPLSALTGKAALMDAPIPGGLGGTYAGSPLATTAALAVIDVIEEEKLIERAEKLGERIAGRFRTMAQRNSLSVIGDVRNLGAMVAMELVTDRETKEPAADLTKALVAKAAEKGLILLSCGTYANVVRILVPLTASDALVDEGLDIIERSLEELVSA, from the coding sequence ATGAGCACCAACCAGTCCTTCGTCGCCCGTCGCGAGGCCGCCGTTTCCCGTGGCATTTCCGCCGGCATGCCCTTCTACATCGACCGCGCTGAAAACGCCGAGATGTGGGACATCGAGGGCAAGCGCTTCATCGACTTCGCCGGCGGCATCGCCGTGCTGAACACCGGCCACCGCCACCCGAAGGTGATGGAGGCGGTGAAGGCGCAGCTGGAGCGCTTCACCCACACCTGCGCGATGGTCACGCCCTATGACAGCTTCGTCGAGTTGGCGGAGAAGCTGAACGCGCTGGTCCCCGGCCCGACCCCGAAGAAGACCGCCTTCTTCACCACCGGCGCCGAGGCGGTCGAGAACGCCGTCAAGGTCGCCCGCGCCGCCACCGGCCGTCCCGGCGTCGTCGCCTTCTCCGGCGGCTTCCACGGCCGCACGCTGCTGACCATGGGCCTGACCGGCAAGGTCGTGCCCTACAAGGTCGGCTTCGGTCCCTTCCCGGCCGAGATCTTCCACGTGCCGTTCCCCAACGCCTACCGCGGCATCAGCGAGGCGGAGAGCCTGAAGGCGCTGGACAATCTGTTCAAGTCCGACGTCGATCCGGCCCGCGTCGCTGCGATCATCATCGAGCCGGTGCAGGGCGAGGGCGGCTTCAACATCGCCAGCCCGTCCTTCCTGCAGGCGATCCGCGCGGTCTGCGACAAGCACGGCATCGTCATGATCGTCGACGAAATCCAGACCGGTTTCGCCCGCACCGGCAAGATGTTTGCCGTCGAGCATGCCGGGATCGAGCCGGACCTGATCACGATGGCCAAGAGCCTGGCCGGCGGCTTCCCGCTGTCGGCGCTGACCGGCAAGGCGGCGCTGATGGACGCGCCGATCCCCGGCGGCCTGGGCGGCACCTATGCCGGCAGCCCGCTGGCGACCACCGCCGCGCTGGCCGTCATCGATGTCATCGAGGAAGAGAAGCTGATCGAGCGCGCCGAAAAGCTCGGTGAGCGCATCGCCGGCCGCTTCCGCACCATGGCCCAGCGCAACAGCCTGTCGGTGATCGGCGACGTCCGCAACCTGGGCGCCATGGTTGCCATGGAACTGGTGACCGACCGCGAGACCAAGGAGCCGGCCGCCGACCTGACCAAGGCGCTGGTCGCCAAGGCGGCGGAAAAGGGCCTGATCCTGCTGTCCTGCGGCACCTACGCCAACGTCGTCCGCATCCTGGTCCCGCTGACCGCCTCCGATGCCCTGGTCGACGAAGGCCTGGACATCATCGAGCGTTCGCTGGAAGAACTGGTGTCGGCGTAA